DNA from Mycobacterium bourgelatii:
CGCCGCGCTCAAGTCGTTGCGCGCGGCGCTCCACCCACGCGTTCCACTTGTCGCGGGCTTCGTCCTTGCGGTAACCGGGCCCAGTATCCACCAGCACCAGTGCGGCAACCCGCTCCGGGTGCACGAGGTGGAAGGCCAGAGAAAGGTAGCCGCCCAACGACATTCCGCCGATCACGGCCCGTTCGGCACCCGCGGCGTCGAGGATGGCCGCCATGTCGGCGACGCTGGCCTGCTCGCTGTAGTGGTCCATGTCCTCGGGTGCATCGCTGCTGCCGTGGCCGCGTAGGTCCCAGGTGATGACCGGCCGGTCGACGCTCAGGGCCTCGATATTTGGCTCCCACATGCGCGATGTGGCGCCGAAACCGTGGGTGAGCAACACCGGAACGCCCCGCCCGTCCGGGTTGTGCACCCGGAACGCCAGCGTGACTCCATCTTCGCGCTCAAGTCGGTTCACTGCACCACCACTCCTTGATCAGACCGGTATCGGCGTGTGCCGCAGGCATTGTGCACAGGGCTTTGGGCAACTGCCAAGCGTAGTTCGAGCAGTGTAGCGGGCAGCCTGATGAAGGCCGTTGGCATTTCAGGAAGGGCA
Protein-coding regions in this window:
- a CDS encoding alpha/beta fold hydrolase gives rise to the protein MNRLEREDGVTLAFRVHNPDGRGVPVLLTHGFGATSRMWEPNIEALSVDRPVITWDLRGHGSSDAPEDMDHYSEQASVADMAAILDAAGAERAVIGGMSLGGYLSLAFHLVHPERVAALVLVDTGPGYRKDEARDKWNAWVERRAQRLERGESKVDTSAEVAHAVHEHPEGLPRAARGIMAQKDARVINSLDSIAVPSLVVVGAQDTDFLAGAEYMHRHIPNSRKVVIDNAGHAANMDQPAVFNAAVRELLDSL